The genomic DNA AGTCGTGGCTTGGCCGGACACTCGACGCAGAGGCGCTCGCGGAGCTGGAGCGGCTCAACGACGAGTATGGCGTCCACGTGCTCGGCGAGGGGGGCGAGTTCGAAACGCTCGTGACGGACGCCCCACACATGGACCGACGCATCGAATTGGAGTACGAGACGACGTTTGACGGGCTTCGCGGGTCACTACAGATTACCGACGCGTGGCTGGCAGCGTAGCGAGCAGACGGCACGCGATACCGGCGGCCCGGACGCCGTACTCCCGCCTCGGCGGACCGCCGCAGTCTATCAGAGCACACCGTCGGTGGTTCCGTCATCGAATATAAATCCGCGGGCAGGGAGAGGAAAAAGCACTTACCCGCGGCTCGGGTCGAATACTGTATGAAGGCAGTCGTCCTCGCCGGCGGGTACGCGACGCGTCTGTGGCCGATAACGAAACATCGGCCGAAGATGCTGCTCCCGGTCGGCGAGACGACCGTCATCGACCGGATTTTCAGCGCGCTGGAGGCAGACGAGCGAATCGAGGAGGTGTACGTCTCGACGAACGAACGCTTTGCGGACGCCTTCGAGCAGCATCTGGCCGACCAGTCCTTCGAGAAGCCGGTGGTGTCGGTCGAAGAAACCACCGAGGAAGCCGAGAAGTTCGGCGTTGTCGGGGCACTCGGGCAGTTGGTCGAACGCGAGGGTATCGACGACGACCTCTTGGTCGTTGCGGGCGACAACCTCATCGGATTCGACCTCTCGGAGTTTATCGACTACTTCCAACAGAAGGAGACAGCGGTGCTGGCCGCATACGACGTCGGCGACCGTGAGAAAGCCAAATCATACGGGCTCGTCGAACTCGACGGCGACCGGGTTGTCGATTTTCAGGAAAAGCCAGCGGAGCCGAACAGCACGCTCGTCTCCATCGCATGTTATGCATTCCCCCAAGAGTCGATTCGCTTCGAGGAGTATCTCTCCGGCGGGAACAACCCCGACGAACCGGGATGGTTCATCCAGTGGCTCCAGAACCAAGAACCGGTGTCGGCGTTCGTCTTCGACGAGCCGTGGTTCGACATCGGGACGCCGGAGTCGTATCTCGAAGCAGTAGCGTGGACGCTTGGCGGCGACAGCGTTATCGCGGAGTCGGCCACCGTCGAGCGCTCGACAATCGGGGAAAACGTGCAGGTGATGGCCGGTGCGGAAATCGCCGATGCGACGCTTGACCGCTCGGTCGTCTTCGAGG from Natronomonas pharaonis DSM 2160 includes the following:
- a CDS encoding sugar phosphate nucleotidyltransferase; amino-acid sequence: MKAVVLAGGYATRLWPITKHRPKMLLPVGETTVIDRIFSALEADERIEEVYVSTNERFADAFEQHLADQSFEKPVVSVEETTEEAEKFGVVGALGQLVEREGIDDDLLVVAGDNLIGFDLSEFIDYFQQKETAVLAAYDVGDREKAKSYGLVELDGDRVVDFQEKPAEPNSTLVSIACYAFPQESIRFEEYLSGGNNPDEPGWFIQWLQNQEPVSAFVFDEPWFDIGTPESYLEAVAWTLGGDSVIAESATVERSTIGENVQVMAGAEIADATLDRSVVFEDAVVEGCEIHETIIDEGTHLEGIDLAGALIGAHTQLTNGVE